The following proteins are co-located in the Silene latifolia isolate original U9 population chromosome 1, ASM4854445v1, whole genome shotgun sequence genome:
- the LOC141605124 gene encoding guanylyl cyclase 1: protein MLEPARGCSEDLIFSVLSATIFMWSLYILANKYLKLEEVKEKSSDHGWSDLCPLKFSFSDGANSDLVLPRSRSVEVPHISQLSNWDCGLACILMVLQTMGISNCSLHSLEKLCGTRSIWTVDLAYLLQSFSVIFSYFTVTLGANPNFSMESYYKDQLPHDLVRVDLLFQKALEAGIKIECRSFSGEEVSILILSGKYIAIALVDHYKLSCSQSRQEDGGVSDCCLSNIGYTGHYVVICGYDADRDEFEIRDPASSSKYERVYSKHLDEARKSFGTDEDLLLISLEQRYN, encoded by the exons ATGCTTGAACCAGCTAGAGGATGTTCTGAAGACCTAATCTTTTCGGTTTTGTCGGCCACTATATTCATGTGGTCTTTGTATATTTTGGCAAACAAGTATTTAAAGCTGGAAGAGGTAAAAGAGAAGAGTTCCGATCATGGTTGGTCTGATTTGTGTCCCTTGAAGTTTTCTTTTTCTGATGGAGCAAATAGTGATTTGGTTTTGCCCCGTTCACGGTCCGTTGAG GTTCCTCACATAAGTCAGTTATCGAATTGGGATTGCGGTCTTGCGTGTATTTTGATGGTTTTGCAAACGATGGGCATCAGCAACTGCAGTCTGCACTCATTGGAGAAGCTGTGCGGCACAAGGAG CATCTGGACTGTAGATCTGGCTTACTTGTTGCAAAGTTTTTCTGTCATCTTTTCCTACTTCACTGTGACTCTAGGAGCAAACCCAAACTTCTCCATGGAATCATATTATAAG GACCAATTACCTCATGACCTGGTGCGAGTTGATTTGTTATTCCAGAAGGCACTCGAAGCTGGAATCAAGATAGAG TGTAGATCTTTTAGTGGAGAAGAAGTATCTATATTGATCTTGTCAGGGAAGTATATAGCAATTGCTTTGGTTGATCATTACAAACTAAG TTGCAGTCAGTCAAGGCAAGAGGATGGTGGTGTCTCCGATTGTTGTTTGAGCAACATAGGCTACACAG GTCACTACGTTGTGATTTGTGGGTATGATGCTGACAGAGACGAGTTTGAAATCAGAGATCCGGCCAGCTCAAG TAAATATGAAAGAGTGTATTCAAAGCACTTGGATGAAGCTCGGAAATCTTTTGGCACTGATGAGGATCTTTTGTTG